A stretch of Zootoca vivipara chromosome 13, rZooViv1.1, whole genome shotgun sequence DNA encodes these proteins:
- the SBK3 gene encoding uncharacterized serine/threonine-protein kinase SBK3 isoform X2, whose protein sequence is MCITSDSLPQLEVEEKYDIAKELGSGSYGHVLHIQHRERGTSMALKLMSKERAGRQEFLREYCIALCLSSHRALLRTTGIAFETSTHYGFAQELAPAGDLCAILNSGEGLPEVQVKRCAAQLAEALDFMHGKGLVHRDIKLDNVMLFDKECRQVKLGDFGLTRVEGTQVAAMSGTLPYSPPELCLLEGTETLALDPSLDVWAFGVLLFCICTGCFPWDVAMSPDPQFEEFGIWQNRTVPGEAPALWRGFTTHLLGLFRRLMAIDPNRRSPAVEVHKYLALPWRVDSCGGTQSPQDEPLNTMDSGAFLNNPIGGNTDLGNRSQENCPGEILPELILCEKTHTIQNGHSPGSNPSPQEASWLTQPGLQP, encoded by the exons ATGTGCATCACCTCAGACAGCTTACCCCAGCTAGAAGTAGAGGAGAAATATGACATAGCCAAGGAGCTAGGCAGTGGCTCGTATGGGCATGTTCTGCACATCCAGCATCGTGAGAGAG gaaCATCGATGGCTCTGAAGCTGATGTCCAAGGAGCGGGCAGGGAGACAAGAGTTCCTGCGGGAATACTGTATTGCTCTCTGCCTCTCCTCACACCGCGCTCTTCTCCGAACCACTGGCATTGCTTTTGAGACATCTACACATTACGGCTTTGCACAGGAGCTGGCACCAGCTGGTGACCTCTGTGCCATCCTGAATTCAGGG GAGGGCCTTCCTGAGGTACAGGTGAAGCGATGTGCAGCTCAACTGGCTGAAGCGTTGGATTTCATGCATGGCAAAGGCTTGGTGCACCGGGACATAAAACTGGACAATGTGATGCTTTTTGACAAAGAGTGCCGTCAGGTGAAACTGGGAGACTTTGGCCTCACACGAGTGGAAGGCACACAAGTGGCTGCTATGTCTGGCACTCTGCCCTACTCCCCACCTGAACTGTGCCTTTTGGAAGGCACCGAGACTTTGGCTCTGGACCCCAGCCTGGATGTCTGGGCCTTTGGAGTGCTACTGTTCTGTATTTGTACAGGTTGCTTCCCTTGGGATGTGGCCATGAGCCCTGACCCTCAGTTTGAGGAATTTGGCATCTGGCAGAACCGCACAGTGCCAGGGGAGGCTCCGGCCCTGTGGAGAGGCTTCACCACCCACCTCTTGGGTCTGTTCCGCCGCCTAATGGCCATTGACCCTAACCGCCGCAGTCCTGCTGTTGAAGTGCACAAGTACTTAGCTCTGCCTTGGCGGGTGGACAGCTGTGGAGGGACACAGAGTCCCCAAGATGAACCTCTGAATACAATGGATTCGGGTGCCTTCCTCAATAACCCTATTGGGGGCAATACTGACCTGGGCAATAGATCTCAGGAGAATTGTCCAGGGGAAATACTGCCTGAGCTAATTCTCTGTGAGAAAACCCACACCATTCAGAATGGTCATAGCCCTGGAAGCAATCCCAGTCCACAGGAAGCCTCATGGCTAACTCAGCCTGGGCTTCAGCCCTGA
- the SBK3 gene encoding uncharacterized serine/threonine-protein kinase SBK3 isoform X1, whose product MTPGQIDAIGHEKQATTREWSVVVFPQKTSTAPAQKCLPDQGSIHEQNTTSTEALEDAEDNEELIEQLMCITSDSLPQLEVEEKYDIAKELGSGSYGHVLHIQHRERGTSMALKLMSKERAGRQEFLREYCIALCLSSHRALLRTTGIAFETSTHYGFAQELAPAGDLCAILNSGEGLPEVQVKRCAAQLAEALDFMHGKGLVHRDIKLDNVMLFDKECRQVKLGDFGLTRVEGTQVAAMSGTLPYSPPELCLLEGTETLALDPSLDVWAFGVLLFCICTGCFPWDVAMSPDPQFEEFGIWQNRTVPGEAPALWRGFTTHLLGLFRRLMAIDPNRRSPAVEVHKYLALPWRVDSCGGTQSPQDEPLNTMDSGAFLNNPIGGNTDLGNRSQENCPGEILPELILCEKTHTIQNGHSPGSNPSPQEASWLTQPGLQP is encoded by the exons GCTCTATTCATGAGCAGAACACCACCTCAACTGAGGCTCTGGAAGATGCTGAAGACAATGAGGAGCTCATAGAACAGCTCATGTGCATCACCTCAGACAGCTTACCCCAGCTAGAAGTAGAGGAGAAATATGACATAGCCAAGGAGCTAGGCAGTGGCTCGTATGGGCATGTTCTGCACATCCAGCATCGTGAGAGAG gaaCATCGATGGCTCTGAAGCTGATGTCCAAGGAGCGGGCAGGGAGACAAGAGTTCCTGCGGGAATACTGTATTGCTCTCTGCCTCTCCTCACACCGCGCTCTTCTCCGAACCACTGGCATTGCTTTTGAGACATCTACACATTACGGCTTTGCACAGGAGCTGGCACCAGCTGGTGACCTCTGTGCCATCCTGAATTCAGGG GAGGGCCTTCCTGAGGTACAGGTGAAGCGATGTGCAGCTCAACTGGCTGAAGCGTTGGATTTCATGCATGGCAAAGGCTTGGTGCACCGGGACATAAAACTGGACAATGTGATGCTTTTTGACAAAGAGTGCCGTCAGGTGAAACTGGGAGACTTTGGCCTCACACGAGTGGAAGGCACACAAGTGGCTGCTATGTCTGGCACTCTGCCCTACTCCCCACCTGAACTGTGCCTTTTGGAAGGCACCGAGACTTTGGCTCTGGACCCCAGCCTGGATGTCTGGGCCTTTGGAGTGCTACTGTTCTGTATTTGTACAGGTTGCTTCCCTTGGGATGTGGCCATGAGCCCTGACCCTCAGTTTGAGGAATTTGGCATCTGGCAGAACCGCACAGTGCCAGGGGAGGCTCCGGCCCTGTGGAGAGGCTTCACCACCCACCTCTTGGGTCTGTTCCGCCGCCTAATGGCCATTGACCCTAACCGCCGCAGTCCTGCTGTTGAAGTGCACAAGTACTTAGCTCTGCCTTGGCGGGTGGACAGCTGTGGAGGGACACAGAGTCCCCAAGATGAACCTCTGAATACAATGGATTCGGGTGCCTTCCTCAATAACCCTATTGGGGGCAATACTGACCTGGGCAATAGATCTCAGGAGAATTGTCCAGGGGAAATACTGCCTGAGCTAATTCTCTGTGAGAAAACCCACACCATTCAGAATGGTCATAGCCCTGGAAGCAATCCCAGTCCACAGGAAGCCTCATGGCTAACTCAGCCTGGGCTTCAGCCCTGA